CAGGCATTCGCCGCATTGCGTGCATCCGCGTTTCATTTCAGTACCCCTTGCCGGGATTGAGAATGCCGTTGGGATCAAACAGACGGCGCAGGCCCTTCATGAGGGCGTGTTCCTTTTGCCCCAGCTGCTTGCCCACTTCCTTCAGGCAGCCGCCACCATGCTCGCCGGAAAGGCTGCCGCCAAATTCCAGGGCTGCCGCGTCGAGCTCATGGTGAGTTTTTTGGGTGCGCCGGGCATCATCGGGGTCAGAAGCATCGTAGTGCAGGTTGGCGTGGATGTTGCCGTCGCCCGCGTGGCCAAAACCGATGAGCCGCTTGCCGTTGCTGGCGGCGATTTCTTCAAACCTGCGCACAGCTTTGAGAATGGAACCTCGCGGTACGGCCATGTCGCCGCCGATGCGGTCTGGCCCAAGCACGTACGAGGCAGCCGAAACCCTGCGCCGATAGGCCCACAGCTTGTCTTCCTCTTCCTTGCCCACGCCTTCCATACGCCACAGGGCGTCATCAAGCTGGCTGGAAAGACGGGCGTTTTCGAGCGGCACGGTGTCCTTGCTGCCGTCCACCTGGAACAGCAGCAGAGACTTTACGCTGTCCGGCCACGGCACTTCACCAGTTTTGGTGAGGATTTCCAGCACGGTTTCGTTCATGAATTCCACGGCGCAGGGTAAGATGCCCGCGGCAAAAACCTTGCCCATTGAGGCCAGGGCGGCATCCAGTGAGGGGTAGCCCACAAGTACCGAGGCAGAAGCCTCAGGCTTGGGCAAAAGCTTGAGAATAAGCTTGGTGATAATGCCAAGCGTGCCCTCGCTGCCCACAAAGAGCCGCCCAAGATCAAGGCCGATCACGTCCTTGTGGGTGCGGCCGCCAAATTTCATCAGCTGGCCGCCGGGCAGCACTGCCTCAACGCCCAGCACATAGTCGCGGGTAACGCCGTATTTTACGGCGCGCAGACCACCAGCGCAGGTAATGACATTGCCGCCGATACTGGTGGCTTTGCCACTGGCAGGGTCTGGCGGGTAAAACATGCCCAGCTTTTCGCACTCGGCCTGAAGCTGGGCAGTGTTAACGCCCGGCTCAACCACAGCCACAAAATCCTGCTTGCTGATCTCCAGAATTTTATCCATGCCCAGCATGGAAACCACTATGCCCGGAACCGTGGGCACACACCCGCCCGAAAGGCTGGTGCCACGCCCGCGCGGGTGCACGGCCACGCGCTGCTCGTTGGCCCAGCGCATGAACTCACACAGCTGCTCGGTGCTTTCGGGGCGCACCATGGCCAGAACC
The Desulfovibrio sp. DNA segment above includes these coding regions:
- a CDS encoding FAD-linked oxidase C-terminal domain-containing protein, translating into MAGEYLTSLTPEHKKFLEELFKDGVSFDPKVLRVYASDASLLTGTVLAMVRPESTEQLCEFMRWANEQRVAVHPRGRGTSLSGGCVPTVPGIVVSMLGMDKILEISKQDFVAVVEPGVNTAQLQAECEKLGMFYPPDPASGKATSIGGNVITCAGGLRAVKYGVTRDYVLGVEAVLPGGQLMKFGGRTHKDVIGLDLGRLFVGSEGTLGIITKLILKLLPKPEASASVLVGYPSLDAALASMGKVFAAGILPCAVEFMNETVLEILTKTGEVPWPDSVKSLLLFQVDGSKDTVPLENARLSSQLDDALWRMEGVGKEEEDKLWAYRRRVSAASYVLGPDRIGGDMAVPRGSILKAVRRFEEIAASNGKRLIGFGHAGDGNIHANLHYDASDPDDARRTQKTHHELDAAALEFGGSLSGEHGGGCLKEVGKQLGQKEHALMKGLRRLFDPNGILNPGKGY